Proteins encoded by one window of Arabidopsis thaliana chromosome 2, partial sequence:
- the CPFTSY gene encoding signal recognition particle receptor protein, chloroplast (FTSY) (CPFTSY; FUNCTIONS IN: nucleoside-triphosphatase activity, GTP binding, nucleotide binding; INVOLVED IN: protein import into chloroplast thylakoid membrane, protein targeting, thylakoid membrane organization, photosynthetic electron transport in photosystem II; LOCATED IN: chloroplast, signal recognition particle, endoplasmic reticulum targeting, chloroplast thylakoid; EXPRESSED IN: 22 plant structures; EXPRESSED DURING: 13 growth stages; CONTAINS InterPro DOMAIN/s: ATPase, AAA+ type, core (InterPro:IPR003593), Signal recognition particle, SRP54 subunit, helical bundle (InterPro:IPR013822), Signal recognition particle, SRP54 subunit, GTPase (InterPro:IPR000897), Cell division transporter substrate-binding protein FtsY (InterPro:IPR004390); BEST Arabidopsis thaliana protein match is: chloroplast signal recognition particle 54 kDa subunit (TAIR:AT5G03940.1); Has 16847 Blast hits to 16846 proteins in 2926 species: Archae - 468; Bacteria - 10588; Metazoa - 346; Fungi - 290; Plants - 258; Viruses - 1; Other Eukaryotes - 4896 (source: NCBI BLink).), whose translation MATSSAHLSFLAGRISPFSSERIGLFPLRGEFRPRMTRFRCSAGPSGFFTRLGRLIKEKAKSDVEKVFSGFSKTRENLAVIDELLLFWNLAETDRVLDELEEALLVSDFGPKITVRIVERLREDIMSGKLKSGSEIKDALKESVLEMLAKKNSKTELQLGFRKPAVIMIVGVNGGGKTTSLGKLAHRLKNEGTKVLMAAGDTFRAAASDQLEIWAERTGCEIVVAEGDKAKAATVLSKAVKRGKEEGYDVVLCDTSGRLHTNYSLMEELIACKKAVGKIVSGAPNEILLVLDGNTGLNMLPQAREFNEVVGITGLILTKLDGSARGGCVVSVVEELGIPVKFIGVGEAVEDLQPFDPEAFVNAIFS comes from the exons ATGGCAACTTCTTCTGCTCACCTCTCGTTTCTCGCCGGACGTATATCGCCGTTCTCCTCCGAACGGATCGGATTATTTCCTCTCAGAGGAGAATTTCGTCCACGAATGACCCGGTTCCGGTGCTCGGCCGGACCGAGCGGATTCTTCACGCGGCTGGGTCGGTTGATTAAGGAGAAGGCCAAAAGCGACGTGGAGAAAGTTTTCTCCGGATTCTCTAAGACTAGGGAAAATCTAGCAGTCATCGACGAGCTCTTACTCTTCTGGAATCTTGCTGAAACAGACCGAGTTCTTGATGAATTGGAAgag GCGCttttggtttctgattttggaCCGAAGATTACTGTTAGAATTGTGGAGAGGCTAAGAGAGGATATCATGTCAGGAAAACTCAAATCAGGAAGCGAGATTAAG GATGCATTGAAGGAAAGTGTGTTGGAGATGCTGGCTAAGAAAAACAGCAAGACAGAGCTTCAATTGGGTTTTAG GAAACCAGCTGTTATAATGATTGTTGGAGTGAACGGAGGTGGGAAGACGACATCTCTTG gaAAGCTGGCTCATAGATTGAAAAATGAAGGAACTAAG GTATTAATGGCAGCAGGTGATACATTTAGAGCAGCAGCAAGTGACCAATTAGAGATATGGGCAGAGAGGACTGGGTGTGAGATTGTTGTGGCTGAAGGAGACAAGGCTAAAGCAGCCACGG TTCTCTCAAAGGCTGTGAAAAGGGGGAAGGAGGAAGGTTATGATGTTGTACTGTGCGACACATCTGGAC GTCTCCATACTAATTACAGTTTGATGGAGGAGTTGATTGCGTGCAAAAAAGCAGTGGGCAAGATTGTCTCTGGTGCACCTAAT GAGATCCTACTTGTCCTTGATGGAAACACTGGTTTGAACATGCTTCCACAAGCTAGAGAATTCAACGAG GTTGTTGGTATCACCGGTTTGATATTGACGAAACTAGATGGCTCTGCTAGAGGAGGCTGTGTG GTCAGTGTGGTTGAGGAATTGGGCATTCCCGTAAAGTTTATCGGTGTAGGAGAAGCTGTAGAAGATCTCCAACCTTTTGATCCGGAGGCTTTTGTGAATGCTATATTCTCTTAA
- the BAP2 gene encoding BON association protein 2 (BON association protein 2 (BAP2); CONTAINS InterPro DOMAIN/s: C2 calcium/lipid-binding domain, CaLB (InterPro:IPR008973), C2 calcium-dependent membrane targeting (InterPro:IPR000008); BEST Arabidopsis thaliana protein match is: BON association protein 1 (TAIR:AT3G61190.2); Has 35333 Blast hits to 34131 proteins in 2444 species: Archae - 798; Bacteria - 22429; Metazoa - 974; Fungi - 991; Plants - 531; Viruses - 0; Other Eukaryotes - 9610 (source: NCBI BLink).) has product MSYSTFKRSLEIEVISAEGLKVDRKPLKKKTYSVVRIDEKSWASKVDELGGSYPIWKDRFDMEMPINASVRFISIEVYYRTSGSGRDKNVGYAKIPVTDFMGGFAPQGHLNFLSYRLRDEYGDKCGIVNVSIMVKPDGNDHKSSLPSSSFAVAPVDYAACSWQATAAARNNQMWRPRTSSSMVSTAGYGGGRVVTGVPVWCAYQRPS; this is encoded by the coding sequence ATGTCGTATTCAACATTCAAAAGATCACTGGAGATTGAGGTAATCTCAGCGGAAGGACTCAAGGTAGATCGAAaaccattgaagaagaaaacatacaGCGTTGTGAGAATCGATGAGAAATCTTGGGCTTCCAAAGTGGATGAACTAGGAGGGAGTTATCCAATTTGGAAAGATAGATTTGATATGGAGATGCCAATAAACGCAAGTGTAAGGTTTATATCCATTGAGGTTTACTATCGCACAAGTGGTAGTGGGAGGGACAAAAACGTAGGTTACGCCAAGATTCCGGTGACGGATTTCATGGGAGGTTTTGCTCCACAAGGGCATTTGAATTTCTTGAGTTACAGGTTGAGAGATGAGTATGGTGACAAATGCGGAATCGTCAATGTGTCTATCATGGTGAAACCTGACGGTAATGATCATAAATCATCGTTGCCGTCGTCGTCGTTTGCGGTGGCTCCGGTGGATTATGCTGCGTGTTCTTGGCAAGCTACGGCGGCGGCGAGGAATAATCAAATGTGGAGACCGAGGACATCTTCATCAATGGTTTCGACTGCTGGTTATGGTGGTGGTCGTGTAGTCACCGGCGTTCCTGTTTGGTGTGCGTATCAACGGCcgtcttaa